One Cellulomonas sp. NS3 genomic region harbors:
- the groL gene encoding chaperonin GroEL (60 kDa chaperone family; promotes refolding of misfolded polypeptides especially under stressful conditions; forms two stacked rings of heptamers to form a barrel-shaped 14mer; ends can be capped by GroES; misfolded proteins enter the barrel where they are refolded when GroES binds), translating to MAKIIAFNEEARRGIERGLNVLADTVKVTLGPKGRNVVLDKKWGAPTITNDGVSIAKEIELEDPFEKIGAELVKEVAKKTDDVAGDGTTTATVLAQALVREGLRNVAAGANPIALKKGIEAAVEAVTAQLLSQAKEVETKEQIAATASISAGDTAIGELIAEALDKVGKEGVITVEESSALGLELELTEGMRFDKGYLSAYMVTDPERQEAVLEDAYVLLVESKISNVKDLLPLLEKVIQSGKPLFIVAEDVEGEALATLVVNKIRGTFKSIAVKAPGFGDRRKAMLQDMAILTGGQVVSETVGLKLDTVGLEVLGTARKIVVTKDETTIVEGAGDASQIAGRVSQIRAEIENSDSDYDREKLQERLAKLAGGVAVIKAGAATEVELKERKHRIEDAVRNAKAAVEEGIVAGGGVALIQAGKLAFEGLKLEGDEATGANIVRIALDAPLKQIAINAGLEGGVVAEKVRNLPTGHGLNAATNTYEDLLLAGVNDPVKVTRSALQNAASIAALFLTTEAVVADKPEKAAAPAGGGGEDFGGGF from the coding sequence ATGGCCAAGATCATTGCCTTCAACGAGGAGGCCCGTCGCGGTATCGAGCGCGGGCTCAACGTCCTCGCCGACACCGTCAAGGTCACGCTCGGCCCGAAGGGCCGCAACGTCGTCCTCGACAAGAAGTGGGGTGCCCCCACGATCACGAACGACGGCGTCTCCATCGCCAAGGAGATCGAGCTCGAGGACCCGTTCGAGAAGATCGGTGCCGAGCTCGTCAAGGAGGTCGCCAAGAAGACGGACGACGTCGCGGGTGACGGCACCACGACCGCCACCGTGCTCGCCCAGGCGCTCGTGCGCGAGGGTCTGCGCAACGTCGCCGCCGGCGCCAACCCGATCGCCCTCAAGAAGGGCATCGAGGCCGCCGTCGAGGCCGTCACGGCCCAGCTCCTCTCGCAGGCCAAGGAGGTCGAGACGAAGGAGCAGATCGCCGCGACCGCCTCGATCTCGGCCGGCGACACGGCGATCGGCGAGCTCATCGCCGAGGCGCTCGACAAGGTCGGCAAGGAAGGCGTCATCACGGTCGAGGAGTCCAGCGCGCTGGGCCTCGAGCTCGAGCTGACCGAGGGCATGCGCTTCGACAAGGGCTACCTGTCGGCGTACATGGTCACGGACCCCGAGCGCCAGGAGGCCGTCCTCGAGGACGCCTACGTGCTGCTCGTCGAGTCGAAGATCTCGAACGTCAAGGACCTGCTGCCGCTGCTGGAGAAGGTCATCCAGTCGGGCAAGCCGCTCTTCATCGTCGCCGAGGACGTCGAGGGCGAGGCCCTGGCCACGCTCGTCGTCAACAAGATCCGTGGCACGTTCAAGTCGATCGCCGTCAAGGCGCCCGGCTTCGGCGACCGCCGCAAGGCGATGCTGCAGGACATGGCCATCCTCACGGGCGGTCAGGTCGTCTCGGAGACCGTCGGCCTCAAGCTCGACACGGTGGGCCTCGAGGTCCTCGGCACGGCGCGCAAGATCGTCGTGACGAAGGACGAGACCACGATCGTCGAGGGTGCGGGCGACGCGTCGCAGATCGCGGGCCGCGTGTCCCAGATCCGCGCCGAGATCGAGAACTCGGACTCGGACTACGACCGCGAGAAGCTCCAGGAGCGCCTCGCGAAGCTGGCCGGCGGCGTGGCCGTCATCAAGGCCGGCGCGGCGACCGAGGTCGAGCTCAAGGAGCGCAAGCACCGCATCGAGGACGCCGTCCGCAACGCGAAGGCTGCCGTCGAGGAGGGCATCGTCGCCGGTGGTGGCGTCGCGCTCATCCAGGCCGGCAAGCTCGCGTTCGAGGGCCTCAAGCTCGAGGGTGACGAGGCGACCGGTGCGAACATCGTCCGCATCGCGCTCGACGCGCCGCTCAAGCAGATCGCGATCAACGCGGGCCTCGAGGGTGGCGTCGTCGCCGAGAAGGTGCGCAACCTCCCGACGGGTCACGGCCTGAACGCCGCGACGAACACCTACGAGGACCTGCTCCTCGCGGGCGTCAACGACCCGGTCAAGGTCACGCGCTCCGCGCTGCAGAACGCGGCGTCGATCGCGGCGCTGTTCCTCACCACCGAGGCCGTCGTGGCCGACAAGCCGGAGAAGGCCGCTGCGCCCGCCGGCGGTGGCGGCGAGGACTTCGGCGGCGGGTTCTGA
- a CDS encoding LytR C-terminal domain-containing protein, which yields MSKGSYPYPEDEFDAAEDLDGPRGVHRAPRSRWRALLPFAIVLVVFAGLGAGVLLYLANSDVTLPAGLGSGTTAGDDAGDGATEGEGDAAAGEGGEATDPAEGDAAEEPPATEPVAPAPDLASAVTVYNAAQVAGLAGETAETLTSAGFTNVDTGNHTGAGVDGTTVFYAAEAQRVTAEAVAQALGITQVLQSSTEAAAGIAVVLEADFTR from the coding sequence GTGAGCAAGGGCAGCTACCCGTACCCCGAGGACGAGTTCGACGCTGCGGAGGACCTCGACGGCCCCCGCGGCGTGCACCGTGCTCCCCGCTCACGGTGGCGGGCGCTGCTGCCGTTCGCGATCGTCCTCGTCGTGTTCGCGGGGCTCGGTGCGGGCGTCCTGCTCTACCTCGCGAACTCGGACGTCACGCTGCCTGCGGGCCTCGGCAGCGGCACGACGGCGGGGGACGACGCGGGCGACGGGGCGACCGAGGGTGAGGGCGACGCCGCCGCCGGGGAGGGTGGCGAGGCCACCGACCCGGCCGAGGGCGACGCCGCGGAGGAGCCGCCGGCGACCGAGCCGGTCGCCCCCGCACCGGACCTCGCGTCCGCCGTGACGGTCTACAACGCCGCCCAGGTCGCCGGCCTCGCCGGGGAGACCGCGGAGACGCTCACGTCCGCCGGGTTCACGAACGTGGACACCGGCAACCACACGGGCGCGGGCGTCGACGGCACGACCGTCTTCTACGCCGCCGAGGCCCAGCGCGTGACGGCCGAGGCGGTCGCCCAGGCGCTCGGGATCACGCAGGTGCTGCAGTCGTCGACCGAGGCGGCGGCCGGCATCGCGGTCGTCCTGGAGGCGGACTTCACGCGCTGA
- a CDS encoding DUF3263 domain-containing protein, with amino-acid sequence MLTGSSTQDTPETAPHEADATGLSERDQQVLAFERQWWKYAGAKEQAIRELFDMSATRYYQVLNSLIDSPAALAHDPMLIKRLRRMRSTRQRARTARRLGGDA; translated from the coding sequence ATGCTGACCGGCTCCTCGACGCAGGACACCCCCGAGACGGCCCCCCACGAGGCCGACGCCACCGGCCTCTCCGAGCGCGACCAGCAGGTCCTCGCGTTCGAGCGCCAGTGGTGGAAGTACGCGGGCGCCAAGGAGCAGGCGATCCGCGAGCTGTTCGACATGTCGGCGACCCGGTACTACCAGGTGCTCAACAGCCTGATCGACTCCCCGGCGGCCCTCGCGCACGACCCCATGCTCATCAAGCGCCTGCGGCGGATGCGCTCGACGCGGCAGCGTGCGCGCACGGCCCGCCGTCTCGGCGGCGACGCCTGA
- a CDS encoding uracil-DNA glycosylase produces the protein MNPAPLDQLVAPDWAQALAPVEPQLRAAGDFLRAEVAAGRGYLPDGASVLRAFRRPLADVRVLVVGQDPYPTPGHAMGLSFSVQPDVRPVPRSLANIFAELVADTGVTPPTSGDLSPWADQGVMLLNRVLTVRPGAPASHRGKGWEAVTDRAIEALVERGGPLVAVLWGRDAQSLRGALGSVPRVESVHPSPLSAHRGFLGSRPFSTVNALLVEQGAEPVDWSLP, from the coding sequence GTGAACCCCGCTCCCCTGGACCAGCTCGTCGCACCGGACTGGGCGCAGGCCCTCGCCCCCGTCGAGCCGCAGCTCCGCGCCGCCGGCGACTTCCTGCGCGCCGAGGTCGCCGCGGGGCGGGGGTACCTGCCCGACGGGGCCTCGGTGCTGCGCGCGTTCCGGCGCCCGCTCGCGGACGTGCGCGTGCTCGTCGTCGGCCAGGACCCGTACCCGACGCCCGGTCACGCGATGGGCCTGTCGTTCTCCGTGCAGCCCGACGTGCGGCCCGTGCCGCGCTCGCTCGCGAACATCTTCGCCGAGCTCGTGGCCGACACCGGGGTCACGCCCCCGACGTCCGGGGACCTCAGCCCGTGGGCCGACCAGGGCGTCATGCTGCTCAACAGGGTCCTGACCGTGCGCCCGGGCGCACCCGCGTCGCACCGCGGCAAGGGCTGGGAGGCGGTGACCGACCGGGCCATCGAGGCGCTCGTCGAGCGCGGCGGCCCCCTCGTCGCCGTGCTCTGGGGGCGCGACGCGCAGTCGCTGCGCGGCGCCCTCGGCAGCGTCCCCCGCGTCGAGAGCGTGCACCCGAGCCCGCTGTCCGCGCACCGCGGCTTCCTCGGCTCGCGCCCGTTCTCGACCGTCAACGCGCTGCTCGTCGAGCAGGGCGCCGAGCCCGTCGACTGGTCGCTGCCCTGA